The sequence GCACTGACCTCCAGTTCGATTTGGCTTACTTGCCCGACGGTCCACGCAAGCCGACCCTTGCGAGCATTCCCTGAAATGTTGAGCGTCTACCCGCAGCCCAACTCCCCAAAAGCGAAGAAAGAGGCGCTGTGGCTGGATCTATGCGACCCCGATGCGGTTGAGATCGCAGAGGTCGAAGGGTTGGCCGGTGTAGCTCTGCCTACCCGCGAAAATCTCAGCGAGATCGAAAGTTCCAGCCGACTAAAAGCCCGCGACGGCGTGCTTACCATGAGCGTTCCGATAGTCACCCATGTCGAAGGCGGCCCGCCGCTGGTTGCTCCCCTCGGCTTTGTGCTGTCGCGCGACCGCTTGATCACCGTTCGCTTCTCGGCTTTGCCGGCCTTCGACGCGGTTGCTGGGCGCTTCACCGATTCCGGCGAGCCGCCGACCTCGAGCCTTGGGGTATTCCTCGATCTCTGCGATGAGCTTGTCGACCGCCTCGCCGACGGCCTTGAGCAGGCAGCGACTGACCTGCGCACCCTCTCTGCAACCGCCTTTCATGTCCCGGACAGCCAGGGCCGTAAGGCGATCCGCTCAAACAATGTCATTCGAGCCCAACTCCGCCATGTCGGCAGGCTGGGTGACGCTCTCTCGGAAAAGCGCGATGCGTTGCTTGCCCTTGGACGCGCCATCGATTTCGCATGCGGGATGACCGCAGGCTGGGGCGATGGAGAACTCGCGTCACGAATGGACGGCCTCAAGCTCGACGTAGCGTCGCTCGACAATTACGAGGTTCATCTCTCCGACAAGGTGCAGTTCTTGCTCGACGCCATGGTTGGATTGATTGGCATTGCGCAAAACGACATCTTCAAAATCCTCACCATCGTCTCGATCGTCGGCATTCCTCCCACCCTAGCGGCGAGCATCTACGGCATGAATTTCAAGCACATGCCCGAATACGACTGGGCCTTCGGCTATCCCTATGGTTTGGGGATGATCGCTCTCAGCGCAATTATTCCGCTGGCGTGGTTCAAATGGCGGGGTTGGTTCTAGGGGTCGTCGTCCATTCATGCGGAGGGAGTGGCAAGGCTGTCGCTCCGCCGATATGGCGTGGTTTGAGGATCTCGCCCCGCGTGACATGGCGAAGTCAGAAAATGTTCTGTCACTCAATCATAGCTGCCGGAACCGAAATGCATGCGGTCCGTTGTTTCAGGCTGATACAAATGTCTTGCGGTACATTTCCACCTGATTGCGTGCTCCAGGCACGAAGTCAAGGAAACGGTCGCCATGGGGAATGTCAATGAGATTGGTTTGGATCGCGGCGCCGGTGGCGTTGTTGCTGGGGCTTGGCGTCCAACCGGCGTTCGCCGTCTGTAACATTTCCGATGCCAAGCTCGAAGAGGCTGTCCTCAAGAGCCCGGAATTGCGCAATCCGGAAAATCGCTATCTCGTTCGTGACCTGAGAACCCTTCGGGATGCCGCGTTCCTGCTGTGGTCGTATGGCCTGCAGGACGATTGCGAACGCCTGCTCGCCAATATCCGACAACTGATTGCCGCGCCATCAATGGCGAAGCTTGGGGGAACGACGAGGACCTGGCCGATGAACAGGTGGCCGCCGAAGAACCACAGCGACATCAGGGGGGTAAAGTTCAGGGCAATCGCGATGCTCCAGGCGCACGTCCCCTTATTAATATCGACGACCTTGGACCCGGTCTGCGTGTCGACGAGATCGTCGGCTCCGAGGTTCGCAGTTCAGACGACAAGATCGTTGGCGAAGTTCGCAACGTCGTAATTGGAACCAAGGACCGATGGGACTACGCAGTCATTGCCTCGGGCGGCTTTTTCATCGCCGGGAAAGACAGTATCGTCGTCCCTCTTCGCTATATGCAGGTCAATCAGGAGCGGAACAGCTTTTACCTTCGCATCTCCAGCTCCGATGTGAAAGCCGTCCCGTTGATGCCCGACCAGGAATATCTGTGGCTCGCAGATGAAGCATGGCGAGCGAAGAACGATGCGATCTTCCAGAAGTTGATCCCTGACCCGGTTCAAGACGGCCCTCCCGCGGCTCAGCAACCGACGACTAAAGTTCAGTGACCGGTGGATAGCGCTTGTCAACATTGTGGCGATAGCGGCTGCCCAGCCTTTGCGAGTTCTGGATCTGATTGCGCCTCACCATGCTCGAGACTGGAACTCACAACAGGAGTGGTAGTGGCCGCAACTGCTGACCATGTTATCGAGAAATTGCTTGGTCGCCGCCGCTCAGCGGTCGCGTCGAACCACCGACGTGTGGGAATAGGGATCGGCAGAACTAGGCGCTGGTTTCCACACCAATCGCGCTGCGAAAACGAGGATCGGAAGGAATCACCATGCATCTGACGAACGAGAGCATCATAGTTATATTGGTAGTCGGCCTCATTGCCGGATGGCTGGCCGGCAAGATTGTGCGGGGGGCCGGTTTTGGTCTGATCGGGGACATCGCAATCGGAATCGTCGGAGCGTTCATCGGGGACTGGCTGCTGCCCCGCTTAGGCGTCCATCTCGGGAGCGGAACGATCAGCTTGATCGTAAACGCCACCGTCGGCGCCATTGTACTTCTCCTAATCATCCGGTTGGTTGCCGGTGGCGGTCGTTTCGGGGGCGGTTGGAGGGGTCGATCTGGTCGTTGGCGGTAGCCCGGTTCCGAACCATCGTTCCAAAGGATGGCCGCAATCGGGTTGCGCCGAAGCCGGGCAAGCGCGGTCCTTACAAGAAGCGGGTGCCATAATGTGCCTTGGAGGACATCGGCCTCTGGCAATCTTTTTCGGATGGGTTGCCGTGATG is a genomic window of Mesorhizobium huakuii containing:
- a CDS encoding GlsB/YeaQ/YmgE family stress response membrane protein is translated as MHLTNESIIVILVVGLIAGWLAGKIVRGAGFGLIGDIAIGIVGAFIGDWLLPRLGVHLGSGTISLIVNATVGAIVLLLIIRLVAGGGRFGGGWRGRSGRWR
- a CDS encoding magnesium transporter CorA family protein; the protein is MLSVYPQPNSPKAKKEALWLDLCDPDAVEIAEVEGLAGVALPTRENLSEIESSSRLKARDGVLTMSVPIVTHVEGGPPLVAPLGFVLSRDRLITVRFSALPAFDAVAGRFTDSGEPPTSSLGVFLDLCDELVDRLADGLEQAATDLRTLSATAFHVPDSQGRKAIRSNNVIRAQLRHVGRLGDALSEKRDALLALGRAIDFACGMTAGWGDGELASRMDGLKLDVASLDNYEVHLSDKVQFLLDAMVGLIGIAQNDIFKILTIVSIVGIPPTLAASIYGMNFKHMPEYDWAFGYPYGLGMIALSAIIPLAWFKWRGWF